From Bordetella flabilis, the proteins below share one genomic window:
- a CDS encoding cupin domain-containing protein, translated as MIFDFLHSRHQETPISIPQIGLTLKVRIAPAQTGGVLTAIETVNAPGFGPPRHRHRETEVFYVLEGRYLFEVDGGRFMADTGDVITVPGGAAHAFVNITDKPARQYIQILPGLDATAFFLGLGDVMRAGKVDPAALRAFGAQWQVEFLGPPLDAATQ; from the coding sequence ATGATCTTCGACTTCCTTCATTCACGCCATCAGGAAACGCCGATCTCCATTCCGCAGATCGGCCTTACCTTGAAGGTTCGCATTGCGCCGGCGCAGACGGGCGGGGTGCTTACTGCGATAGAGACGGTCAACGCACCGGGGTTTGGGCCGCCGCGGCATCGCCACCGGGAGACCGAAGTGTTCTATGTCCTCGAAGGCCGCTATCTTTTCGAGGTCGATGGGGGCCGGTTCATGGCTGACACGGGCGATGTAATTACGGTGCCCGGCGGCGCGGCTCACGCTTTCGTCAACATTACCGACAAGCCGGCGCGCCAGTACATTCAGATCCTGCCGGGGTTGGACGCCACTGCCTTTTTCCTGGGACTGGGCGATGTCATGCGTGCCGGCAAGGTGGATCCCGCCGCGCTGCGTGCTTTCGGGGCGCAGTGGCAGGTCGAATTCCTTGGCCCTCCGCTGGACGCGGCAACTCAATAG
- a CDS encoding SulP family inorganic anion transporter, whose amino-acid sequence MSFLSAFRRDWMASPRADILAGIVVALALIPEAIGFSIIAGVDPRVGLYASFSIAVIISFVGGRPGMISAATAAVAVVVVPLVKEYGVDYVFAATVLMGVIQVIAGFLRLDLLMQYVSRSVVTGFVNALAILIFMAQLPQLINVTPVTYVMVAGGLAIIYLLPRLTKAVPSPLVSIIVLTAISIYGGLHVNTVGDMGKLPSSLPFFRIPQVPFTIETLRIILPYSVTMAVVGLLESLMTAQIVDDLTDTPSDKRRECKGQGIANFVTGFFGGMGGCAMIGQSVINVKSGGSTRLSTFVAGAFLLFLIVALGPLVAQIPMPALVAVMIMVSIGTFKWRSIRNLGSHPWQSSVVMVATVLVVVWTHDLARGVLVGVLLSGVFFASKVQRLLRVDSRLSPDGRTRTYTYTGQVFFASTERFAKAVDFKEPVEAVLLDVSAAHFWDISAVGAMDKVVMKLRREGKSVDVVGLNEASATLLGRFAVHDKAAAGSIDH is encoded by the coding sequence ATGTCTTTTCTTTCAGCTTTCCGCCGCGATTGGATGGCGAGCCCTCGTGCCGATATTCTGGCCGGCATCGTGGTTGCGCTGGCGCTCATCCCGGAAGCCATCGGCTTTTCGATTATTGCGGGCGTCGACCCGCGCGTGGGGCTGTATGCCTCGTTCTCCATAGCGGTCATCATCTCGTTCGTGGGCGGCCGGCCGGGCATGATTTCGGCGGCCACAGCGGCTGTCGCCGTGGTGGTGGTGCCTTTGGTGAAGGAATATGGCGTCGACTACGTTTTCGCCGCGACGGTCCTGATGGGCGTCATCCAGGTGATCGCGGGCTTCCTGCGGCTGGACCTGCTGATGCAATACGTGTCGCGGTCCGTGGTGACGGGGTTCGTGAATGCGCTGGCGATCCTGATTTTCATGGCGCAGTTGCCGCAGCTCATCAATGTGACGCCGGTGACGTACGTCATGGTGGCGGGCGGCCTTGCGATCATTTATCTGTTACCGCGCCTGACGAAGGCGGTGCCTTCGCCGCTGGTCTCGATTATCGTTCTGACGGCCATCTCCATCTATGGCGGCCTGCACGTCAATACCGTGGGGGACATGGGCAAGCTGCCCTCTTCGCTGCCGTTCTTCCGGATTCCGCAGGTTCCTTTCACCATCGAAACACTGCGGATCATCCTTCCCTATTCGGTGACCATGGCGGTCGTCGGTTTGCTGGAATCGCTGATGACGGCGCAGATCGTGGACGACCTGACCGACACGCCCAGCGACAAACGCCGCGAATGCAAGGGGCAGGGGATCGCCAATTTCGTGACCGGTTTCTTTGGCGGAATGGGCGGGTGCGCGATGATCGGCCAGTCGGTCATCAATGTGAAGTCGGGCGGTTCCACGCGGCTCTCCACCTTCGTCGCCGGCGCCTTCCTTCTTTTCCTTATCGTGGCGCTGGGGCCCTTGGTGGCACAGATTCCGATGCCGGCCCTGGTCGCGGTCATGATTATGGTTTCGATTGGAACGTTCAAGTGGCGTTCCATCCGCAACCTGGGCTCGCATCCGTGGCAGTCGTCGGTGGTCATGGTGGCCACGGTGCTCGTGGTGGTCTGGACGCACGACCTGGCCCGCGGGGTCCTGGTTGGTGTGCTGTTGAGCGGCGTGTTCTTCGCCAGCAAGGTGCAGCGTCTGCTCAGGGTGGATTCACGCTTGTCCCCAGATGGCCGGACCCGCACCTATACCTACACCGGCCAGGTCTTCTTCGCTTCAACCGAACGATTCGCCAAAGCCGTGGACTTCAAGGAGCCCGTGGAGGCGGTACTGCTGGATGTCTCCGCCGCCCACTTCTGGGATATTTCAGCCGTGGGCGCCATGGACAAGGTGGTGATGAAGTTGCGGCGCGAGGGAAAATCCGTGGACGTGGTGGGATTGAACGAAGCCAGCGCCACCCTGCTTGGACGGTTTGCGGTACACGACAAGGCGGCCGCGGGCTCCATCGACCACTAG
- a CDS encoding RidA family protein: MTTRDVVSPPNPHALYDLHRYSPAIRANGLLFVSGQVGSRPDGSPEPDFDEQVRLAFRNLNAILAAAGCSFCDVIDVTVFMVNPDTHFERAWAVAAEYWGEAPYPTATAVGVTWLSGFQFEIKVIAKLPEVAGS, from the coding sequence ATGACCACCCGCGACGTCGTCAGCCCGCCTAACCCCCACGCCCTGTACGACCTCCACCGCTATTCCCCCGCGATCCGCGCCAACGGCCTGCTGTTCGTGTCCGGCCAGGTCGGCAGCAGGCCCGATGGCTCGCCTGAGCCGGATTTCGATGAACAGGTACGCCTGGCGTTCCGGAATCTGAACGCCATCCTGGCCGCGGCCGGCTGCAGCTTCTGCGACGTCATTGATGTGACCGTGTTCATGGTGAATCCGGACACCCACTTTGAGCGCGCCTGGGCGGTAGCTGCGGAATACTGGGGCGAGGCGCCGTATCCAACGGCAACCGCCGTCGGTGTGACTTGGCTGTCCGGGTTCCAATTCGAAATCAAGGTGATCGCCAAACTGCCGGAAGTCGCAGGCTCCTGA
- a CDS encoding DUF3325 domain-containing protein, translating to MIHLLTLCICILAFAALALAMTRHQEAIFRRELQAPIAHALRGAGWCGLALGLAIIVAGRGWALGLVAYSGHTSLAAGLVYVALVIRGRSST from the coding sequence GTGATCCATTTGCTGACGCTCTGTATTTGCATCCTCGCCTTCGCCGCCCTGGCGCTGGCCATGACGCGGCATCAGGAGGCAATCTTCCGCCGCGAACTGCAGGCGCCGATCGCACATGCGCTGCGCGGCGCCGGCTGGTGCGGGCTTGCCCTGGGGCTGGCCATCATTGTGGCCGGGCGAGGCTGGGCACTCGGCCTGGTGGCGTATAGCGGCCACACCAGCCTGGCTGCAGGGCTGGTGTATGTCGCCCTGGTGATCCGCGGGCGTTCCAGCACGTAG